Proteins from a single region of Dictyostelium discoideum AX4 chromosome 5 chromosome, whole genome shotgun sequence:
- a CDS encoding vacuolar sorting protein 9 domain-containing protein: MDIIVNSDSNNKNNNNNNYNSTSTSDMDIPSSPTITNNSSGDDISTSSSEESNNNININNNNNQIEQQNGEFIEPQIKQQQQQQPNTENEENVNVNNNNKNGNLIDTDDLLFNHNSPQKSNDNQTKLSVDNQNDLNSIFSNNNNNNNNDNNNNNNDNNNDNNNDDNNDDDDDEDEDDDDDNTPNANGIKDNTNEDDKDKVEIASCDIDDKKEEQNEKELDKIIVNNDEINSSSGNDIVKVTRSNSSGGGSSVNNNEKIYLLKHPLSVSPITSPTMAHSNSNPTTTTTTTTSTSAINNGSPKSSSFVAQPTIAILPDFHLNDEKPPSNTNTTTTTTTTTAPPPSISATNSSASISNSNSINSSVNSSGGGSSITQSPNIILDQPQTSSSPSSSNINNNNSNNNNNNVQSPNMNKTTVAPQPTNTGGGGFFQRMFRREQSKTSLPSPNNDRKNLDNAQNTTTNNNNTTTNTINNNNNNNNNNNNNNSNNNEINNNPNSILNKISNISQSLQNLPKSANNSSTNLTGQSPNQKERQQQQQQQQQQQQQQAIVSNNGTIGFDVSDNLSNSSSTINNSLMRKSKGDFSRLLKENEIYSYEHFLSKLENTLPIKSSIDSFIRTLKNRKVANDDLREALLDFVDNMQNTLTLDPQWSQSSEEELNYSSHHLQQYVLEKIYDYVFQPSEEEAKKDQDLSMLIDKLSFITLEHMEIPIYGFSEAMWYKAGKYLLKINFTQSCRHKVMYIMKCCKTILKHFSTHLKELSGADFLLPNLIWVLLKTNPPFLHSNVIFISKFSDSSDSEAIYYLTQLISAIYFIENLKPELLKIDKKEYYKLMGTSSPIISRSPSLQSLNNNNNNNNGNNNNNGNNTTTTTTTTTITTTNNNNNNNSIEASPSIKANNLTSCLIANDNALATLVEMFPDCDTQYLVECINYIESRSPSTISQHDLVFRVTNLIAELQGYWTPSPKTKSSSTPNSKLHHHHQQQHHRNNNNNNNNNNNNNNNNNNNNNNNNSTINESNFVNENNEFGSIQEEEEEDELINNNGSDDSNGSEVVENIIESIMNESNKLIVNSNSYIQPKQQQQSQPKQQQQPNNQQIEIQKLQNLIDKRDDDISKLQQKQKQDQTEIFELKKNLQIRNKENRSFNNFVNSLKPSPATYHQTKIDELKVTEVPMLLQEYKQIINQLKATQDALKKLQQQQQL; encoded by the exons ATGGATATAATTGTTAATagtgatagtaataataaaaacaacaataataataattacaatagTACATCAACATCTGATATGGATATTCCATCTTCACCAACAATaactaataatagtagtggtgaTGATATAAGTACAAGTAGTAGTGAAGaaagtaataacaatattaatattaataataataataatcaaatagaGCAACAAAATGGAGAGTTCATTGAACcacaaataaaacaacagcaacaacaacaacctaatacagaaaatgaagaaaatgtaaatgtaaataacaataataaaaatggtaatttaattgatacaGATGatcttttatttaatcatAATTCACcacaaaaatcaaatgacAATCAAACAAAACTATCAGTTGATAAccaaaatgatttaaatagtattttttcaaataataataataataataataatgataataataataataataatgataataataatgataataataatgatgataataatgatgatgatgatgatgaggatgaggatgatgatgatgacaatACTCCCAACGCAAATGGTATTAAAGATAATACCAATGAGgatgataaagataaagtGGAAATAGCATCTTGTGATATAgatgataaaaaagaagaacaaaatgaaaaagaacttgataaaataattgtaaataatgatgaaattaatagtagtagtggtaatgATATTGTAAAAGTAACAAGaagtaatagtagtggtggtggtagtagtgtaaataataatgaaaaaatatatcttttaaaacatCCATTATCAGTGTCACCAATAACAAGCCCAACAATGGCACATTCAAATTCAAAcccaactacaacaacaacaacaaccacatcAACATCTGCAATTAATAATGGCTcaccaaaatcatcatcatttgtaGCTCAACCAACAATTGCAATATTACctgattttcatttgaatgaCGAAAAACCACcatcaaatacaaatacaacaactacaactacaactacaacagcaccaccaccatcaattTCTGCAACTAATAGTAGCGCAAGTATAAGTAACtcaaatagtattaatagtaGTGTCAATAGTAGTGGAGGTGGTAGTTCAATAACTCAATCACCAAATATTATCCTTGATCAACCACAAACTTCTTCTTCTCCTTCTTcctcaaatattaataataataatagtaataacaataataataacgtACAATCACCTAATATGAATAAAACGACAGTGGCACCACAACCAACAAATACAGGAGGAGGTGGATTCTTCCAAAGAATGTTTAGAAGAGAACAAAGTAAAACATCATTACCATCACCAAATAACGATAGAAAGAATTTAGATAATGCGcaaaatacaacaacaaataataataataccaccaccaataccataaacaacaacaacaataataataataataataataataataatagcaataataatgaaattaataataatccaaattcaattttaaataaaatttcaaatatttcacaaagtttacaaaatttaccaaaatcagcaaataattcatcaacaaACTTAACTGGACAATCACCAAATCAAAAGGAGAgacagcaacaacagcaacaacaacaacaacaacaacaacaacaagcaatAGTTAGTAATAATGGTACAATTGGTTTTGATGTTTCAGATAATTTAAGTAATTCAAGTagtacaattaataattcattaatgaGAAAGAGTAAAGGTGATTTTAGTAGATTATTAAAGGAGAATGAAATTTACTCATATGAGCATTTCCTAAGCAAATTAGAGAATACATTACCAATAAAATCATCAATCGATAGTTTTATACGTACACTAAAGAATAGAAAGGTGGCCAATGACGATTTGCGTGAGGCGTTATTGGATTTCGTTGATAATATGCAAAATACATTAACATTGGATCCACAATGGTCGCAATCGTCAGAGGAGGAATTAAACTATTCATCACATCATTTACAACAATACGTTTTGGAGAAAATCTATGATTATGTATTTCAACCAAGTGAAGAAGAGGCTAAGAAAGATCAAGATCTATCAATGCTCATTGATAAACTATCATTCATAACATTGGAGCATATGGAAATACCAATCTATGGGTTCAGTGAAGCAATGTGGTATAAGGctggtaaatatttattaaaaattaatttcacacAATCTTGTAGACATAAAGTTATGTACATTATGAAATGTTGTAAAACTATTCTCAAACATTTTTCAACtcatttaaaagaattatctGGTGCTGATTTCcttttaccaaatttaatttgggttttattaaaaactaatCCACCATTTTTACATTCAAATGTTAT aTTTATAAGTAAATTTTCAGATTCATCAGATTCAGAAGCAATTTATTATCTTACTCAATTAATATCtgcaatttattttattgaaaatttaaaaccagaattattaaaaattgataaaaaagaatattataaattaatggGTACATCTTCACCAATAATATCAAGATCACCTTCATtacaatcattaaataataataataataataataatggtaataataataataatggtaataatactactactacaacaacaacaacaacaataacaaccacaaataataataataataataatagtattgaaGCATCACCAAGTATAAAagcaaataatttaacatcTTGTTTAATTGCAAATGATAATGCATTGGCAACATTGGTTGAAATGTTTCCAGATTGTGATACTCAATATTTAGTAGAATGTATAAATTACATTGAGTCAAGATCACCATCAACAATCTCACAACATGATTTAGTATTTAGAGTTACAAATTTAATAGCAGAGTTACAAGGTTATTGGACACCTTCtccaaaaacaaaatcaagcTCAACTCCAAATTCAaaacttcatcatcatcatcaacaacaacaccaccgtaataataataataataataataataataataataataataataataataataataataataataataataattcaacaattaatgaaaGTAACTttgtaaatgaaaataatgaatttggtaGTATtcaagaagaagaggaggaggatgaattaattaataataatggtagtgatgattcaaatggtagtgaagttgttgaaaatataattgaatcaataatgaatgaatcaaataaattaattgtaaatagtaatagttaTATTCaaccaaaacaacaacaacaatcacaaccaaaacaacaacaacagccaaataatcaacaaattgaaattcaaaaattacaaaatttaattgataaaagaGATGATGATATCTCTAaattacaacaaaaacaaaaacaagatCAAACGGAAATTTTCGAATTGAAAAAGAACCTCCAGAttagaaataaagaaaatagatcttttaacaattttgtaaattcattaaaaccaTCACCTGCAACTTATCATCAAACtaaaattgatgaattaaaaGTAACTGAAGTACCAATGTTACTACAAGaatataaacaaattattaatcaACTTAAAGCAACCCAAGAtgctttaaaaaaattacaacaacaacaacaactataa